GAAAGCGTGGCGCGGCAATCCAAAGGAGTACTGGGTTGATCCATATTCGGAGTTTGTACACAGCTACAATATTGCAATTGCTAAAGAAGCACAAAAGGCTGGCTTTGATGAAGTACAGTTTGATTATATTCGCTTCCCTACCGATGGACCTGTGCATCGCTGTATGTTTACGTTTAAGCCCACCAATGGTATCTACAAATATGAGGCCATTGCGGCGTATCTGCGCAGTGCGAAGCAGGCGTTGCATGTGCCAATAAGCGTGGATGTGTATGGCTTTACAGTATGGTATGAATTTGGGCAATGGTTAGGGCAGGATATTGAGGCCATGGCCTCTATAGTGGATGTGCTGTGTCCTATGGTATATCCTTCGCATTATGGGAGGAAATTTTTTGACGGAAGCATAGATCCCGGGGATTATTATGCAATAGTTACCGAAAGCAATCGCAGGGCATTAATCAAATCACAGGCTTATGTGCGCCCGTACCTGCAGGCATTCAAGATGCTTTCGCCAGGATGGGGGTATGACTATATACAGAAACAGATTCAGGCTTGCAGCGATGTAGGTGTACATGGTTACATACTATGGAATGCAGGCAGGGATTATGGGGTATTAAAAAAAATTCAATGATGTGAAATACTGGAAATAAAAAAGATTTTATTTATCTCTTACAGGGGATAAAGCCTTTTTATATATATCTATTTTTCTTAATTTTTTGCACTTTTTTGCCGATAATGCCTACATGAGAATCTCTGATGGATTATCAATTATTTCATTGCCACAAACGTCAGCAAAACCTGCACGCACGATGATGGTATGGCCGGTGTATGACGATTCTCGCATCACACCGGTAAAAGGTGTTGCACGCAGGTTAGAGAATAACATCCAGTACATAAAGCCCACTCCCGATGAGCATGCACGGTTGCTATCGCATATACAAGATAACCCTGAGCCCCTGTATACCCGCACCGCTTATATACAAAAAAGTATATCTATTGCCATTCCCGGCACGTTTTTTGACGCAATTGCATAAAAACTGCAATTGTGTTGTTATAGTTTAAACTGGAATGGAATAATTTTGTTATATAAAAAATAATCTGAAAGTGTATTTTTTATAAATCCAATAATGAGGAATGTATAAGGCTACTATATTCATTCACATTAGGGTATTGAGGTTAAAAGGGATAAACTAAATCCATGGAAACGGATACATCTGTATCTGGAGTTTAGAGAATATGAGTATCTGCTTGATGTACGAAAGCTGTGGAAGATGCGTGTTGCCAGAGCTATTACATTTGATAACAAAAAAATATAATAAAAAAAGCTTGATTATTCATTACAACTATGTCATTAGGTAGCTGTTAGGATATTTGCTCTTTGTGTAAGGTCTAAAACAAAGATGTACAAAAAATTAAACTATTATAAGGAGGTTTTGCGATGTTTAAAAAATTAGCGTTGTGTATCCTGATGGCAGCGGTGGCATGTATGACTACAGGTTTACAGGCACAGGAGATGACCGATGACGTAGCGTTTTTACGGGTAGGGTATCAGTGGAATACGATAAAATATGATGATCCCAACGCAGATGATTCCAAACTTAATGGTATGGCAGTTGAGGGTGAGTATAACCTTAACCTTGGTGGTATGCTTTTGGGATTTGCTTTAGAATATGCATATCTTTCAGATAAAGATAATAAAGCCTATGATTTTGGCTTTTTAACTCCCATGGTAACAGTTAAATTTTTAGCTCCTGGTGGATTCTACATTGGTCCTGGCGTTTCATTACGGTATTTGATGAGTTCATATTTACCAAAAAGTGAAACAGAACCTGATAGTGAGGTTGACCTGTGGGTAAATGGTGTGGCAGGTTTTATGACACCTATTGCAGAAGGCATCTATTTTGATGTTGAGGCGCGCTTTGGCTGGAACCTGACAAAAAACCAGTTTGCTGAAACTGGCTATGAAATTGACAAAAACTATAACATGGCACTCTATATTGGCGTTGGCACACGCACCCGTGCTACAGGAATATAAGTGTAATACATATAATATAATCACATGCAGGCAGGTTAAACCCTGCCTGTATTTTTTTCTTCTTCAATATCCTGAATAAAATTCTTTGCAATTATATCATGGGGATTTATAGTTAATATTTCTTCAAATAATGCTTTTGCCTGGTCATAATGCTTTTTGTTGTAGAATGAAAGTGCTTTTCTGAACATAAGAGCAGTGGATGTAAATAATTCAAGCGATTCCTGAGGATAGAGTGATAAGACCTCATAAATTTTTGTGGGCTGTGATTTTCCTTTCACTATAACCTTGCTTATATACCTGAAATGGTAGCCAGGGATATCTTTTACCTGCTGATATACATCACCGGATACAAGGATGGTGGTGTGAAAATGCTTGGTTAAGCTTTCAATGCGGCTTGAAAGGTTTACGGTGTCGGATATAACTGTACTTTCTATGCGCATGGTTTCCCCAATAATACCAAGGATTGCACTGCCGGTATGGATGCCAATGCCAATGGATATGGGTTCAAGGCCAAAACGTACCCGCTCTTCATTGTACTGCTGTATGCGCTGTACCATTGCAATGGTTGCATCAATAGCATCCTTTGGCGATTGTGGAAACAGTGCCATGATGCCATCACCAATATATTTATCAATAAAACCGTTATGGCTGCGTATAATGGGGCCAATCCTGTTAAGATAAGAGTTTAAAAACTTGAAAGTTTCTTCAGGTGTCATGTTTTCAGACAGTGTGGTAAATGAGCGGATGTCAGCAAACAAAACAGTGATGTCTTTCAACGTTTGGTCACCAAGCTGTACATCAAGGATACTTTGCTTTTGCAAAAAGGCTAAAAACTCATGAGGCACAAACCGTTCAAGCGACTGATTAAGGTTGCTTAAATGTGTGGAAAGATGTTCCACCTGCAAAAATGAAAAAGAAAAAATGCGAGCAATGGCAATTGCCTGAGTAAAAATAAAGATAAATAAACCAATGGGAAGAACGTACAGGGTGGGTAGTATGTTTTGGGCATATAATATATCGTTTATTGCAGCAAGCATAAATAGCACAAACCCTGCTAAAAAATAATTGATATGAAGCCTCTTGCGCTTTGCTGCTATAATGAGGCACACCAGTACATACGTGAGGCCAGAGAGCACAGCAACCTGCATAAGCGGGACAAGCCTGTTAAAAAATGAAACCGGGGTGATGATAGCAAGCAAAGTTAAAATGATGAACACAGCATTAAAAAAACGTAAATGCTTCATTTTTATTTCTAATGGATAAACCTCATGGAAAAACATACCAAAGAAAAGCCCACCTAAATAAAACACGCCCAATTCCATTTTTATCTGCAATTCCCATGGGAATCCTGGAAACATATTTGATATTGTGGTGCTGCCGGTTGCTAAAATACGGGCGCATACCGTAAGGCAAAAAAGACCAAACCATAATGGCGCCCTATCTTTAGTACGAAATAAAAACAGGGCAATATTATATAAACCAATAATGAGAATTGCACCAAATAAAAAAAGGTCACGTATAATTTTAGTATTATAATGGGTCAGTATTGCGCTGGCTTTGCCAATCACTATGGGTTGCCACATACCGGCAGTGCGGTAATCACGATTGCTAATGTGCACCACACACATAGCCACTTTATCTTTAGGGGTAAAATAGATTGCCTGGTGCTTACATTCGTTTTCCATTTTTAAAAGGTCTTTAGAAACCTTTCCATTGCTGGCTACTTCAATACCATTGATATACAAACGATAGGCTGTCACCATGTGATCTAAATACATACCATAAATTGCATTATCAGGCAAAAGTATTTTGAGTGCATATGTAGCATAGCCTTTTGCTGGCAACTTTTTGCCGTCAAGCACATAGTCAGTCCAGTGCTGGGGCATCATAACGCTATCGGTTGGTTTTGGCGCTGTGCCCTTTTCAATAGCAACAGGGTCAACAAGCTCATTCCACCAGAAAAGCCAATGTGATTTTATTTTATAGGTTGTGGCATTATCAAAATTAAATGTTTGCATGTCATATACAGCTTCAACGCTGTACAATGGTACTATAAGTAAAAAAAAGGTGGCGATAGTTATCAGTAATAAAACCAATTGTTTCATATAATGTCCCTTGGTTTATAATAATGAAGCTAATAGAGAGTATACTGTGTGAGGTAAAATATTGCAATAGAAATATAGAGGCCGTATCAAAATAAACTGTGGGGCTCGCAATGACCAGGGTGCAATGTCATTGAGAGCGTAGCCCCTGTGCTGAGGTTGTTGAAGCGAAGCAATCTCAATGCCGCAGAAGATAAGATTGCTTCGTCACTTTGTTCCTCGCAATGATGCGGGTGCAAAGCTATTGCAAAGGGGGTGTCTTTTCGGACACCCCTATAAAATCAGTTATGTTTAAAAACCAATTTCGTAATTTACTGCAAAGAAGAACTGTGCATATCCTGCACCAGCAACAGCGTTTATATTTAATGGAAGTTTAATCTCGGTGGCTTGTACATCCATACGTAAACCAACTATCGTTGCAAGTCCTAAATCTTCAAATGCAAGTCCTCCAGCTAGTTCAAAGCCAAAACCAATATTCTGGTCAGCTGTTGTATCTATTTCAGTACCATCCTGCTTAAAGGTGCTTAGTGGTGCTTTGTACAGCCACAGCCCTGTTTGCAATGCCAGTGATACAGGGCCTAAGGGCAGTGTTGAAAAATCTCTTAATCCAACAATAAAGCCATTGCCAACCATTTCCTGCTTACCTAACCATGTGGTATCATTTGTACCATTGATGGTACGTTTATCTTCCTCTCTCATTGCTTTCCATATTCGCAAACCAACATAGACATGTGTGTACCCCATGTCACCTTCTTCGGTTAATGCTTTAATTCCTATGGTGCCATCCCATGTCCAGAAATGGCCAGAGCCTTCAGTCTTTATAGTGTTGCCCTGTTCTTCCCATTCTAAATCTTTTATTGTTACATAGTACAATTGTGAATGGATTGCAATAATGTTAAAATTTGCCATGAATCCAGCGTTAAAACTTTTTCCTGGGCCAACTCCTAATGTTGAACTTGAATCATTTGTAGTATTGAGTACCACACCATACATGGATGAGCCCGCCCCCACACCGCCGTTTAGAATCAAGCCAAAATCACCACTGTTAACCTGTGCCTGTGCAGGCATACCTATCAGTGCACATACAAGCAAAGACATAAGTAAAAAGATTGTACTTTTGTGCATATAACCCTCCAAAAATTTTTGCAATATATGTTAATTATACAATATAATAAAGAAAATGTGAAATAAAAAATATATATAAATCATTAATTATTCCTAACAGTGGAATTTTGAACAAAATATAAAATAGTGTACACCCCCGCCGTCTTCGGCGGCGGGGGTGTACACTATGTTCATTTTGAAATTTTTTAAGGAATTATTACTGTAGATAAATAATAATTTAATGAAATTTATTATCACCTTTTTTATGAATACCTTTACCGATTTATTTGAGATGAAATACTCTTGATACCTTAAAGCCGTTTTCAAACAAAGCCGGGACTCGTGCTCACGGAAAAGCAACCATGTCATTGCAAGGGACCAAGTGATGAGGTAATCCCTTTTTAACTGGGGGATTGCTTCACTTCGGATGCAATGACTCTATGGTAAAACTGTCATTGCAACTACCGATGTAATCGTGGTGTTGGGACCTCAGTTTGTCATCGCAGGCATCTGGGCTTCCCTTAGAAAACTTCGACGTGACAAGGTCATGTCTCCTAATGACGGAACGGCAAACACGTCATTGTGAGGCACGAAGTGCTGAAGCAATACCTTTTTCATAACAAGGTTGTGTACTTACAAATTCAGAGTTTGCAATGACGTTTTGCAATGACACATTCGCAAAGAACTTATTGCCGCCTTTCATCCTGCATATGTATTACATACTCTTCTAAAGTTATTTATGCAAGATTTTGGAAGGGGGTATTTATACGCTCAATATCTTGATTTGGAGCCACTTTAAATAGCAGTATGCATCATATCTTTCCACAGCATGCTACATACTCGTGTAATTTCCTAACTATTATCCAAAAGCATAAATCTAAGCATATGATGCATCCTGGACGTTGGTTTCACGTTAATTTCACATACTTTTTCAAACTATATACAATTAGTAGTTGAAATTTGTTTTAATAATAATATTGTTGTGTCATATATACTTTGGAGGAAATTTATGAATATAGAAACGACTACCTGTATTGCCTATGAACACTTAGAGCTTTTACAAGAAAATGCCGCTATCCGTAAACTATCGCTTCATACGTTTGTTATCAATTTCATAAACTATGTGCTGTCCTATAAACGAATTCCGATTAAAAGCTATGCACGATTACAGTATAGGAAGCGGTATCAAACCTGGAAGCGGGTACATCTGTATTTGTATGAGAATGAGTATGAGTTTGTGATGGATGTGAGGAAAATATGCAAGATGTCACTGGCTAAGATTATAGCGTATTGTGTTGAGAATTATCTGTATGATTATCTTGCAGCATTAGACAGTGATGAAAATACCGATAACTATCGTTTTAGTGGCTACACATTTTCATTTTACTTAGAAGAAGGCATACCTTGCTGCCAATTTTACTGGGGACCACCGCCGGAATTGGTGAAACTTGCCACTCAATAGCAGTCAAAACTAAATGTAATGAGCTAAAATATAACATAAGTATACTTATAGGTGTATAAGTCCTATTTGAATACTGCCTCTTGCAAAATGCCTTAACTACAATATATATAACTATTTCAGTGTAAAGATAGGATTATTTTGGCGTGTACAAAACATTTAATGTATCACATTCCAATCCCCACAACGTGAATTAAACATAACAGTGTAATTTATGGTTGATAAAAAATTGAGTATTCAATACTATAGTACTTAAATATCTTAAAAGAGGTAGAGGATATGGATTATAAATATTATTTAATTGAAAAAAAGCCGCCAATTGCCTGGGTATATTTAAACAGACCCGAAAAAAAGAATGCAATGAACCCGCCTGCATGGTGGGAAGCTCCTTCAGTGTTTAAGGAATTGGATGCTGATGATGAAATCAGGGTAATTATACTCGCTGGCAAAGGCCCTTCATTTACTGTCGGCATTGACTTAATTGAAATGGCGGGCGAAATTAAAGAACTTGCGGATCCTGCACAAAAAGGTGGGATAAAACGTAGTTTACTACAGAAGATTTATAAAATGCAGGATACCATGACTTGCATTGAAAAATGTCGCAAGCCTGTTATAGCTGCTGTTCATGGATATTGTGTTGGTGCTGGATTGGATATGATTTCGGCATGTGATATTCGCTTGGCAACTGCCGATGCACAATTTAGCCTGCGTGAGGCTGCCGTTGGATTTGTTGCGGACGTTGGTGTATTGCAGCGACTTCCACATATAGTGGGGCAGGGTATTACCCGTGAACTTGCCTACACCGCAAAATACATCACAGCCCAGCGCGCTAAGGAAATACTTCTTGTTAATGAAGTGTATCCTGATCAGAAAGCATTATATGAAGGTGCTGAAAAAATGGCAATGGAGATAGCCGAAAATTCACCATTGGCTGTGCAGGCTTCCAAGGATGTATTGAACTTTGGTATTGGTAAAACTATAGATGATGCACTCAAATATGTTGCATCGATGAGTGCTAATATCATTCCATCTGATGATTTATTTGAAGCATTCACTGCATTTGCACAGAAGCGAAAACCAAAGTTTACAGGCAAATAATACAAAAGGGCCGTCTCAAAACAAACTATGGGACGGCCTTTTTTTTATTTTTGAATCATATAATAATTTTACCCAGCTATAATAATGTCACCCCTCCGGGGGTTTGGTTATATGCGGTCACCTCGATACACTGCTATGCGTGCATTATTTATTGTCTTTCTGAGCGAAGAATCTCAATAAAACTATGAGATTGCTTCGTCGCTAACGCTCCTCGCAATGACGGGATTGGCCGATGTGTCATTGCGAGCGTAGCGAAGCAATCTCATTGCTACAATCGGAAAGATTGCTTCGTCGCTAGCACTTCTGGCAATGACGCTATGGACAATCAGCATTATACAAATCTGCCTTTTGGGACACCCCCTTGTCTATGTTTTAAAATAATTTTTTAAGCTTCTTTGTTGCCTTCTCTTTTGCTTTCTCAGTTCCTTTTTCTACTGCTTTTTGTGTAGTTTCTTTGGCTTTTTCTTTTGCCTTTTCCTTAGCTATATCTGCTACATCACCACCAATGTCCTTGATAACATCCATAAGCGAAGGAAGTTTTGGGGAAACCAGCTTTGTCTGTGGCTTATCCATTGTCCCGGTAACAAGGAATTGTAAAAATACTTTCCCGTCCTTATTTGTGAGATAACCAAAAGCTTTTTCGGCAACCGTATTTGATTTAACATATTTTGCAACATCACCCTTGATGAGCTTGGATGCATTCTTTTCAATCCCATTGTAAATGGATTTATTGTGTTTTTCATTGAGCGTCATGTCAACCTCAGCGTTAACTGCCTTTGTGTTGAGGTTTACATCAGCTTTGAAATTACCTGCATAGTCATCGGTGCTGATTTTCCCATTGGTGATTTTTAACAAACCGCCTTTATACCAGATATCTACATAGCCATTTTTCCATTTTACATCTTTTGATAAAAAGTCAAACTTGCCGGCATAATTAGCTAACGTCTCATTGCTCTTGATTGCATCAAATATCTGTAAACCGGTCATGGTTCCGTAAGGGCTTCCCGCTTTGAGTGAAATTTCTGGATTCAATATTCGTGTTTTCAGGTCAAATGGTTTTACCGTTCCACGTGATGCTAATGCAATATCAAATGATTCAACACTACCACCACTAGTTTTTCCTATAGTTTTGATGCCTATATCCAGTTTTAACTTCACCTGATTTTTCTTTTCCAGATCTTTTGGGTCTATTTCAATGTCGTGCACTAATGCATTGAGGTTATACAATTGCAGTGTTTGCTGCAAAGACTGATCTACAAATGTTATCACACCTTTTTCAATACCAACTTTACCTATAGTAATGCTTATTGGCAGCGTATCGGCAGTTAAAGGTTTTGAAGGTTCTTCTTTCTTAACTTCTTCAACCTTCTTTTCCTCTTTAGATGGTTTCATTAAATCAGAAAAATTGAATGTCCCACTCTGATAGCGGGTAATGTTTATCTTTGGTCCTGTTAGTAAAAGTTCACGAAGCTCAAATTTACCCTGTAGCAAAGGCAAAAATTTTAATTTAAATGTAAAAGAGTCAAGCCCAACAAATAGATCGCCTTTTTCTACTGGCTTCCCTTTGAGTGCTTCTAACTGTTTGGGTGTTTTAAAGTTTGATATTGCAACACCTTTAACTTCAATGCCCGAAACAACGCTGAATATACTGACATCAATCTTTTCAATGGTTACATGGCGGTTAAGTGCCTTCTCCATCTGCTGTGCAATCATATCTTTAGTAACAACCAGCATAAGTACAATGCTTGCAATAATTACCAGTGCAAATATGCTACCAATAACTATCGCTACCCATTTAAATATTTTTTTCATAGATATCCTCCAAAAAAAATAGTTTAATACCTCAATATGAAAAGAGGTTGTATTGGATAATGATTTGTTACAGGATATTTTATAAAAATTATTATTGCAATAGTGCAAGAAAAATCAATACAATTTTTATAATTTATGGGCACCTCTAAAAAACTGCTTTCTTCTGAAATTATTCATATAATAGAATAGAAAGTGGTTTTATACAATTATATTGTGCCCAAAAGGGAACATCAAAATAACAGTTTTTAGAAGTTCCCTTATTAATAAAGATTGGTAGTGTTGTATTTTTGGTAATTCAATTGTAAGGGGAGTAAACCATGGGTGTACTACATGAATATTTTTTTATTTTTATCCCGTTAGTGTATTTTTG
This genomic interval from Spirochaetota bacterium contains the following:
- a CDS encoding outer membrane beta-barrel protein — its product is MFKKLALCILMAAVACMTTGLQAQEMTDDVAFLRVGYQWNTIKYDDPNADDSKLNGMAVEGEYNLNLGGMLLGFALEYAYLSDKDNKAYDFGFLTPMVTVKFLAPGGFYIGPGVSLRYLMSSYLPKSETEPDSEVDLWVNGVAGFMTPIAEGIYFDVEARFGWNLTKNQFAETGYEIDKNYNMALYIGVGTRTRATGI
- a CDS encoding 7TM diverse intracellular signaling domain-containing protein, which produces MKQLVLLLITIATFFLLIVPLYSVEAVYDMQTFNFDNATTYKIKSHWLFWWNELVDPVAIEKGTAPKPTDSVMMPQHWTDYVLDGKKLPAKGYATYALKILLPDNAIYGMYLDHMVTAYRLYINGIEVASNGKVSKDLLKMENECKHQAIYFTPKDKVAMCVVHISNRDYRTAGMWQPIVIGKASAILTHYNTKIIRDLFLFGAILIIGLYNIALFLFRTKDRAPLWFGLFCLTVCARILATGSTTISNMFPGFPWELQIKMELGVFYLGGLFFGMFFHEVYPLEIKMKHLRFFNAVFIILTLLAIITPVSFFNRLVPLMQVAVLSGLTYVLVCLIIAAKRKRLHINYFLAGFVLFMLAAINDILYAQNILPTLYVLPIGLFIFIFTQAIAIARIFSFSFLQVEHLSTHLSNLNQSLERFVPHEFLAFLQKQSILDVQLGDQTLKDITVLFADIRSFTTLSENMTPEETFKFLNSYLNRIGPIIRSHNGFIDKYIGDGIMALFPQSPKDAIDATIAMVQRIQQYNEERVRFGLEPISIGIGIHTGSAILGIIGETMRIESTVISDTVNLSSRIESLTKHFHTTILVSGDVYQQVKDIPGYHFRYISKVIVKGKSQPTKIYEVLSLYPQESLELFTSTALMFRKALSFYNKKHYDQAKALFEEILTINPHDIIAKNFIQDIEEEKNTGRV
- a CDS encoding crotonase/enoyl-CoA hydratase family protein is translated as MDYKYYLIEKKPPIAWVYLNRPEKKNAMNPPAWWEAPSVFKELDADDEIRVIILAGKGPSFTVGIDLIEMAGEIKELADPAQKGGIKRSLLQKIYKMQDTMTCIEKCRKPVIAAVHGYCVGAGLDMISACDIRLATADAQFSLREAAVGFVADVGVLQRLPHIVGQGITRELAYTAKYITAQRAKEILLVNEVYPDQKALYEGAEKMAMEIAENSPLAVQASKDVLNFGIGKTIDDALKYVASMSANIIPSDDLFEAFTAFAQKRKPKFTGK
- a CDS encoding AsmA family protein, whose amino-acid sequence is MKKIFKWVAIVIGSIFALVIIASIVLMLVVTKDMIAQQMEKALNRHVTIEKIDVSIFSVVSGIEVKGVAISNFKTPKQLEALKGKPVEKGDLFVGLDSFTFKLKFLPLLQGKFELRELLLTGPKINITRYQSGTFNFSDLMKPSKEEKKVEEVKKEEPSKPLTADTLPISITIGKVGIEKGVITFVDQSLQQTLQLYNLNALVHDIEIDPKDLEKKNQVKLKLDIGIKTIGKTSGGSVESFDIALASRGTVKPFDLKTRILNPEISLKAGSPYGTMTGLQIFDAIKSNETLANYAGKFDFLSKDVKWKNGYVDIWYKGGLLKITNGKISTDDYAGNFKADVNLNTKAVNAEVDMTLNEKHNKSIYNGIEKNASKLIKGDVAKYVKSNTVAEKAFGYLTNKDGKVFLQFLVTGTMDKPQTKLVSPKLPSLMDVIKDIGGDVADIAKEKAKEKAKETTQKAVEKGTEKAKEKATKKLKKLF